A single Streptomyces sp. Edi2 DNA region contains:
- a CDS encoding FAD-dependent oxidoreductase — translation MNDTRHGLSREHTGAERATEKTYQQLARELLLVGPEPANEDLKLRYLDVLIDNGLEPAVVPKRILIVGAGIAGLVAGDLLTRAGHEVTILEANANRVGGRIKTFHAKKGEQPPFTDPAQYAEAGAMRLPSFHPLTLALIDKLGLKRRLFFNVDIDPATGNQSAPLPPVIYKSFKDDKVWTNGAPSPEFRAPDKRNNTWIRTNRTQVRRAQYAKDPSAINEGFHLTGCESRLSVAEMVHQALEPVRDYYSVLQSDGTRVNKPFQEWLDGWAAVIRDFDGYSMGRFLREYAGFSDEAIEAIGTVENMTSRLHLAFFHSFLGRSDIDPAATYWEIEGGSRQLPEALAENLRDQIAMGRRMVRLEYYDPGRDGHQGGLTGPGGPAVAIQTVPEGDPYGEPQTWTGDLAIVTIPFSSLRFTTVTPPFSYKKRRAVIETHYDQATKVLLEFSCRWWEFTEADWKRELDAIAPGLYEYYQQWGEDEAEAAVSVPQSVRNLPTGLLGAHPSVDEKHISQEQVEYYRNSTLRGGVRPATHAVGGGSTTDNPNRFMYYPSHPVPGSRGGVVLAAYSWSDDAARWDSFDDAERYSYALLNLQSVHGRRIEVFYTGAGQTQSWLRDPYACGEAAVYTPHQMTSFHLDAVRAEGPVHFAGEHVSLKHAWIEGAVETAVRAALTVHESPTAYESATAAPTAAPRERRAGATQPAPSREDVVTS, via the coding sequence ATGAACGACACCCGCCATGGCCTCTCCCGTGAGCACACCGGAGCCGAGCGCGCCACCGAGAAGACCTATCAGCAGCTCGCCCGCGAACTTCTGCTCGTCGGCCCCGAGCCGGCCAATGAAGACCTCAAGCTGCGCTACCTCGACGTACTGATCGACAACGGGCTGGAGCCGGCCGTCGTCCCCAAGCGCATCCTGATCGTGGGAGCAGGCATCGCCGGGCTGGTCGCCGGTGATCTGCTGACCCGCGCCGGGCACGAGGTGACGATCCTGGAGGCCAATGCCAACCGGGTCGGTGGCCGGATCAAGACCTTCCACGCCAAGAAGGGCGAGCAGCCGCCCTTCACCGACCCCGCGCAGTACGCGGAGGCCGGCGCGATGCGCCTGCCCAGCTTCCATCCGCTGACCCTGGCGCTGATCGACAAACTCGGCCTGAAGCGGAGGCTGTTCTTCAACGTCGACATCGATCCGGCGACCGGCAACCAGAGCGCCCCGCTACCACCCGTGATCTACAAGTCGTTCAAGGACGACAAGGTCTGGACGAACGGCGCTCCGAGCCCCGAGTTCCGGGCCCCGGACAAGCGCAACAACACCTGGATCCGCACCAACCGCACGCAGGTACGGCGCGCCCAGTACGCCAAGGACCCGTCCGCGATCAACGAGGGCTTCCACCTCACCGGCTGCGAATCGCGGCTGTCCGTCGCCGAGATGGTCCACCAGGCACTGGAGCCGGTGCGCGACTACTACTCCGTGCTGCAGAGCGACGGAACCCGGGTCAACAAGCCCTTCCAGGAGTGGCTGGACGGCTGGGCCGCGGTCATTCGGGACTTCGACGGCTACTCGATGGGCCGTTTCCTGCGCGAGTACGCCGGGTTCAGCGACGAGGCCATCGAGGCGATCGGCACGGTCGAGAACATGACCTCGCGCCTGCACCTCGCGTTCTTCCACAGCTTCCTGGGCCGCAGCGACATCGACCCCGCCGCCACGTACTGGGAGATCGAGGGCGGCAGCCGGCAGCTTCCGGAAGCACTCGCCGAGAATCTGCGGGACCAGATCGCGATGGGCCGGCGGATGGTCAGGCTGGAGTACTACGATCCGGGCCGTGACGGCCATCAGGGCGGGCTCACCGGGCCGGGCGGCCCCGCCGTCGCCATCCAGACCGTGCCCGAGGGCGATCCGTACGGAGAGCCGCAGACCTGGACCGGCGACCTGGCGATCGTCACCATCCCCTTCTCCAGCCTGCGGTTCACCACCGTGACCCCGCCGTTCTCCTACAAGAAGCGCCGCGCCGTCATCGAGACGCACTACGACCAGGCCACCAAGGTGCTCCTGGAATTCTCCTGCCGCTGGTGGGAGTTCACCGAGGCGGACTGGAAGCGGGAGCTGGACGCCATCGCGCCCGGCCTGTACGAGTACTACCAGCAGTGGGGCGAGGACGAGGCCGAGGCCGCGGTGTCCGTGCCGCAGAGCGTGCGGAATCTGCCCACCGGCCTGCTCGGCGCCCATCCGAGTGTCGACGAGAAGCACATCAGCCAGGAGCAGGTGGAGTACTACCGCAACTCCACGCTGCGCGGCGGCGTGCGGCCCGCCACCCACGCCGTCGGTGGCGGTTCCACCACCGACAACCCCAACCGCTTCATGTATTACCCCTCGCACCCCGTCCCGGGCAGCAGGGGCGGCGTGGTACTCGCCGCCTACTCCTGGTCGGACGACGCGGCCCGCTGGGACTCCTTCGACGATGCCGAGCGCTACAGCTACGCCCTGCTCAACCTCCAGTCGGTGCACGGCCGCCGGATCGAGGTCTTCTACACCGGTGCCGGCCAGACCCAGAGCTGGCTGCGCGACCCGTACGCCTGTGGTGAGGCGGCCGTCTACACCCCGCATCAGATGACCAGCTTCCACCTCGACGCGGTCCGGGCCGAGGGGCCTGTGCACTTCGCCGGTGAGCATGTCTCGCTCAAACACGCCTGGATCGAGGGCGCGGTGGAGACGGCCGTACGCGCCGCCCTCACGGTCCACGAGTCCCCCACGGCGTACGAGAGCGCCACTGCCGCGCCGACCGCGGCACCCCGAGAGCGCCGGGCAGGCGCCACTCAACCGGCCCCGTCGCGAGAGGACGTGGTGACGTCATGA
- a CDS encoding TetR/AcrR family transcriptional regulator C-terminal domain-containing protein, with protein MGTTGKRVGLTRDKVLRAALEAADRDGVEKLSMRRLGAELGVEAMTLYHYLPNKAALLDGLVELVVSAVRPSFDGPAEEWALRLKEFAVAFRAELLRHTGVIALVATRPVRSPVALQAVEDTAAALGRAGIAPVEAMRIVNSVTTLVIGHCLAEAADTPGHPEQPTDDALDLTAFPTLSEAVAGGLGTPSDHQARFDLALDALLTGLRGAIAGTTQK; from the coding sequence ATGGGAACGACCGGTAAGCGGGTGGGGCTCACTCGCGACAAGGTGCTGCGCGCGGCTCTGGAAGCCGCCGACCGGGACGGCGTCGAGAAGCTGTCCATGCGCCGCCTGGGCGCCGAGCTCGGCGTCGAGGCAATGACCCTCTACCACTACCTGCCCAACAAGGCCGCCCTGCTTGACGGCCTGGTCGAGCTGGTGGTCTCCGCCGTGCGCCCCTCCTTCGACGGTCCGGCAGAGGAATGGGCGCTGCGCCTGAAGGAGTTTGCCGTCGCCTTCCGGGCTGAACTGCTCCGGCATACCGGAGTGATCGCGCTGGTCGCCACGCGCCCCGTCCGATCTCCCGTGGCTCTGCAGGCAGTTGAGGACACGGCGGCAGCGCTCGGGCGGGCCGGGATCGCCCCTGTCGAGGCCATGCGGATCGTCAACTCCGTCACCACGCTGGTGATCGGTCACTGCCTTGCCGAAGCGGCTGACACCCCCGGGCACCCCGAACAGCCCACCGACGATGCCCTCGACCTCACCGCGTTCCCCACCCTGTCCGAAGCAGTCGCAGGCGGGCTCGGCACGCCGTCCGACCACCAGGCCCGCTTCGACCTCGCACTGGACGCCCTACTGACCGGCCTCCGGGGCGCCATCGCCGGGACGACGCAGAAGTAG
- a CDS encoding ester cyclase produces MCVANENKQLVTDFFTALNQARTTDLGDYLAADVVDHNKVIHGEPDEPGAAFAAIATQLSALAPYHARVDELIAEGDKVVARITQSGVSSGVHPRMPVPTGRSFENEAIFVFTVTAGRISEIRGVSDRLGLFLQLGWDWPTAD; encoded by the coding sequence ATGTGCGTCGCCAACGAGAACAAACAGCTCGTCACGGACTTCTTCACCGCACTCAACCAAGCCCGCACAACCGACCTGGGCGACTACCTGGCGGCGGACGTGGTGGACCACAACAAGGTCATCCACGGTGAACCGGATGAGCCCGGCGCAGCCTTCGCCGCCATCGCCACCCAGCTCTCGGCGCTGGCGCCCTACCACGCACGGGTCGACGAACTGATCGCCGAGGGCGACAAGGTCGTCGCCCGGATCACCCAGAGCGGCGTCAGCTCCGGGGTGCATCCCCGGATGCCGGTGCCGACCGGCCGCAGCTTCGAGAACGAGGCGATCTTCGTCTTCACCGTCACCGCCGGCCGGATCAGCGAGATCCGTGGTGTCTCCGACCGGCTCGGTCTCTTCCTGCAGCTGGGGTGGGACTGGCCGACCGCCGATTGA
- a CDS encoding FABP family protein yields MFDHAQKHPYPDALRPDEAPAPHALLAPVLGLLGTWAGRGRGGYPTLDEEFTYAQEVTFSHDGRPFLHYEARAWLLDADGTPLRPSARESGWWRLQPEGRVEALITQPTGIAEISVGAAADGTVDLSTHEVALAPTAKEVTATRRRYTLTDADTLTFVHDLAAVGRPLQHHLSAQLRRRGGL; encoded by the coding sequence ATGTTCGACCACGCCCAGAAGCACCCGTATCCCGACGCGCTTCGACCGGACGAAGCACCTGCGCCACACGCCCTGCTCGCGCCGGTGCTCGGCCTCCTGGGTACCTGGGCCGGTCGGGGCCGCGGTGGGTACCCGACGCTCGACGAGGAGTTCACCTACGCGCAGGAGGTCACCTTCAGCCATGACGGGCGTCCCTTCCTCCACTACGAGGCACGCGCCTGGCTGCTCGACGCGGACGGCACCCCGCTGCGCCCGTCGGCCAGGGAGAGCGGCTGGTGGCGGCTGCAGCCGGAGGGGCGGGTGGAGGCATTGATCACCCAGCCCACCGGCATCGCGGAGATCTCGGTCGGCGCCGCAGCAGACGGCACGGTCGACCTCTCCACCCACGAGGTGGCTCTCGCCCCCACTGCCAAGGAGGTCACCGCCACCCGCCGCCGCTACACCCTCACCGACGCCGACACCCTCACCTTCGTCCACGACCTCGCGGCGGTCGGCCGCCCGCTGCAACACCACCTCTCCGCGCAGCTTCGGCGCCGGGGCGGACTCTGA
- a CDS encoding GNAT family N-acetyltransferase, whose product MPSIVPSLPPGYRSRPAGAHDSPAIRALVTACEREAYGRVQSDAGAVAADLARPGLVPESDTVLVHDRDGRLAARAWVDRRSEVDVHPEHRGRGLGAALLDWAQARARQAGVDGIVQTVPDADTRAVALLRSRGYEPLVTAWLLEFAMPVEPSVPEPPTGVAVRPFHVGDGPAAHVLVQDAFDEWQERRQAYEEWATHTIERAAFAPAQSTLALADGQLVGAVLALDVSGTGEGYIEQVAVRHGHRGRGIARLLLRHTFRAFHQAGRRSCTLWTHSDTGAIDLYLRVGMTVRHSSTVFRKDLRA is encoded by the coding sequence ATGCCCTCAATTGTCCCGTCGCTGCCGCCCGGCTACCGCTCGCGTCCCGCGGGCGCCCACGACAGCCCGGCGATCCGGGCCCTGGTCACGGCCTGCGAACGGGAGGCCTACGGGCGCGTGCAGAGCGACGCCGGGGCCGTCGCCGCCGATCTTGCGCGGCCAGGTCTGGTGCCGGAGTCGGACACCGTGCTTGTCCACGACCGGGACGGGCGTCTGGCTGCCCGGGCCTGGGTGGACCGCCGCTCCGAGGTCGACGTGCATCCGGAGCACCGGGGCCGGGGCCTGGGTGCCGCGCTTCTCGACTGGGCGCAGGCACGGGCGCGGCAGGCCGGCGTGGACGGCATCGTGCAGACCGTGCCGGACGCGGACACCCGAGCCGTCGCGCTGTTGCGCTCGCGCGGTTACGAGCCACTGGTGACGGCCTGGCTGCTGGAGTTCGCCATGCCCGTCGAGCCCTCGGTGCCTGAACCACCGACGGGCGTGGCGGTGCGGCCCTTCCACGTCGGAGACGGCCCCGCCGCGCACGTGCTCGTCCAGGACGCGTTCGACGAGTGGCAGGAGCGGCGGCAGGCGTACGAGGAGTGGGCCACCCACACCATCGAGCGAGCCGCCTTCGCTCCGGCCCAGTCGACTCTGGCACTCGCTGACGGCCAACTGGTGGGCGCTGTTCTGGCGTTGGACGTATCCGGTACGGGCGAGGGCTACATCGAACAGGTCGCCGTCCGCCACGGCCACCGTGGCCGTGGCATCGCCCGGCTTCTGCTACGCCACACGTTCCGCGCCTTCCACCAGGCGGGCCGGCGCTCCTGCACCCTGTGGACACACTCGGACACCGGCGCGATCGACCTGTATCTACGAGTGGGCATGACGGTCCGGCACAGCTCCACGGTCTTCCGCAAAGACCTGCGTGCCTAG